One genomic region from Rhinoraja longicauda isolate Sanriku21f chromosome 36, sRhiLon1.1, whole genome shotgun sequence encodes:
- the LOC144610237 gene encoding putative G-protein coupled receptor 139: protein MENRIRNLTTVNSTVLSLHLSQKTVGLNVAATERGLRETEFNVTSMDRNVFWAFSELAAHYDQIPFGDRIILLLKGIQPIYFAFLAIIAVPGNSLTIGILSRGKCGLSKCVTRYLIAMAAADLVIVVFDLILRHIPMVYWRQFHFPWPVPVCNIHAVILYAATDCSVWFTVSFTFDRYVAICCQKLKSKYCTEKTVTVVLATVAALNCLKDIFWYFMLTGEYNLISDPWICWEKNGVAGSRFWAAIEFTHYFLTPVAPFLLILLFNTLTVKQILLASRARRRLLGHNNGESPRDPEMESRRRSIILLFAVSGNFVVLWAVFMVYSIWNRIWWLGFRSIVPPHFVQSVGFIMQHLSCCTNTALYAVTQRRFREELKYVVKYPLTFIVNYNKR from the exons ATGGAGAACAGAATTCGCAATCTGACGACTGTGAATTCAACCGTTCTGTCACTGCATCTGAGTCAGAAAACAGTTGGTCTGAATGTTGCCGCAACGGAAAGGGGACTGAGAGAAACAGAATTTAACGTCACGTCAATGGATCGTAATGTGTTCTGGGCGTTTAGTGAGCTTGCTGCGCACTATGACCAGATACCATTTGGAGATCGGATTATTTTGCTACTTAAGGGTATCCAGCCGATTTACTTTGCTTTCCTTGCTATTATTGCTGTTCCTG GCAATTCGTTGACAATTGGGATCCTCTCCAggggaaagtgtggtctctccaaatgcgtCACTCGCTATCTGATTGCCATGGCAGCGGCTGATCTGGTTATCGTTGTTTTCGACCTGATATTGAGGCACATCCCGATGGTATATTGGCGACAGTTTCATTTCCCTTGGCCCGTTCCTGTTTGTAACATTCACGCTGTTATCCTTTatgcagcaacagactgttctgtctggttcacagtCTCATTCACGTTTGATCGATatgttgccatctgttgccagaagctgaagtcGAAATACTGCACCGAGAAAACGGTGACTGTTGTTTTGGCAACAGTGGCTGCGCTGAATTGCCTTAAGGACATTTTCTGGTATTTTATGCTAACGGGTGAATATAACCTCATCAGTGACCCCTGGATCTGTTGGGAAAAAAACGGTGTTGCGGGTTCACGGTTCTGGGCAGCGATCGAGTTCACTCATTATTTCCTCACCCCAGTTGCTCCTTTTCTTCTGATTTTATTGTTCAACACTTTAACTGTTAAACAGATTTTACTGGCCAGTAGAGCTCGGAGACGACTTCTTGGCCACAACAACGGGGAGAGTCCCAGAgacccagagatggagagcaGAAGGAGATCGATCATCTTACTCTTCGCTGTCTCTGGAAACTTCGTTGTATTGTGGGCGGTGTTCATGGTCTACTCGATATGGAATCGAATATGGTGGTTAGGATTTCGGTCAATAGTTCCTCCTCATTTTGTGCAAAGTGTAGGCTTCATTATGCAGCACTTGAGTTGCTGTACGAACACAGCCCTGTACGCAGTGACTCAGCGCAGGTTCAGGGAGGAGCTCAAATACGTGGTGAAGTACCCCCTTACATTCATTGTCAATTACAATAAACGATAA